The following are encoded together in the Romeriopsis navalis LEGE 11480 genome:
- a CDS encoding MBL fold metallo-hydrolase produces MTSSSAAPKLPRLIFDPAEPAIYAFPPNRETLGGTAYLLTDPTGNILIDTPAWTEENQIFLRDQTVKWLLITHRGGIGKQLIKLQQTLQCQVLIQEQEAYLIPEVETTTFHHSHSLNEHTTAIWTPGHSPGSSCLYSHVHGGILFSGRHLLPDRQAQPLPLRTAKTFHWPRQLKAIAALQERFMPETLHHICPGASIGFLRGASTIDDAYNKLMQIDLAPLAETQALM; encoded by the coding sequence GTGACCTCATCCTCTGCCGCACCCAAACTGCCACGCCTCATATTTGATCCGGCAGAGCCGGCGATCTACGCTTTTCCACCCAACCGCGAAACCCTTGGCGGCACGGCCTATCTGCTCACTGATCCGACAGGCAATATCTTGATTGATACCCCCGCTTGGACCGAAGAGAATCAGATTTTTTTACGTGATCAAACCGTGAAATGGCTATTGATTACACATCGGGGTGGCATTGGGAAGCAGTTGATCAAACTCCAACAAACATTGCAGTGCCAGGTCCTGATTCAAGAGCAAGAAGCCTACTTGATCCCCGAGGTCGAGACCACAACATTTCATCACAGCCACAGCTTAAACGAGCACACAACCGCAATTTGGACCCCCGGGCATTCGCCAGGCAGTAGCTGCCTGTATAGCCATGTACATGGCGGCATTCTGTTTTCTGGGCGGCATTTATTGCCCGATCGCCAAGCCCAGCCTCTGCCCTTAAGAACCGCTAAAACGTTCCATTGGCCGCGCCAATTGAAGGCGATCGCCGCACTCCAGGAACGCTTCATGCCAGAAACACTGCACCATATCTGCCCCGGCGCCAGTATTGGCTTCTTGCGCGGTGCCAGCACGATCGACGACGCGTATAACAAACTGATGCAGATTGATCTAGCACCACTGGCAGAGACACAAGCACTGATGTAA
- a CDS encoding site-2 protease family protein encodes MSLIWFSLILILTAALMYIVIARQVKKLTRTPVWQLWLVLMAPIVCLVLWRILSGGRMLPPFVFLFLLIVSFFFYASLIERGRIQRSIDPDTKPDSTDEPLAPRAPDTDADPAAALKKDASSAQSIPEPTTSEPVQVPSKEVVRPLTDEEEKRLRDCFPWSTYYVQNFEYRPQAVICWGQLRAPAEMAYKKITANVRAEFGDRFLVLLQEGQKRKPIFAIVTNPQVTPEGQILQKTLDKPSWGIALALLSFVTTTWAGYEIVKVLPDALKSGSPNIWDGLPYACAWMGFFGVRELGYYLTARRYRVPVTLPYFIPLPPLPSLPIGTLGAFIQLRSPVPNRQVLFDIRAVGSLFGLFVAIILLAVGLTQSTVVDVVKDATPSIFDFEGLRPQFSLMLACLSKWALGGQLTADKLIALHPIAFAGWLGVLFSAFNLMPIGSLDGGRIVHAVYGQRVGAIIGNVARWLLLALAMTQSHLLLWALLLFLLPTMDEPALNDVTELNGWRDFTGLVMLAVLLLIIMPAPASLMAWLGLA; translated from the coding sequence ATGTCGCTTATTTGGTTTTCTCTAATTCTTATTTTGACCGCCGCACTCATGTATATCGTGATTGCGCGTCAAGTCAAAAAGCTGACACGGACGCCAGTATGGCAGCTGTGGTTGGTACTGATGGCCCCAATTGTTTGCTTGGTGCTATGGCGGATCCTGAGCGGTGGCCGGATGTTGCCGCCCTTTGTTTTTCTGTTCCTCCTGATCGTCAGTTTCTTTTTCTATGCCAGTTTGATTGAGCGGGGCCGGATTCAACGATCGATTGATCCCGACACCAAACCCGACTCGACCGATGAGCCATTAGCGCCCCGTGCTCCAGATACCGATGCCGATCCGGCGGCAGCACTGAAAAAGGATGCATCATCGGCGCAATCGATCCCCGAACCCACGACTTCTGAGCCGGTGCAAGTGCCATCGAAGGAAGTTGTGCGCCCCCTGACGGATGAAGAGGAGAAACGACTGCGGGACTGTTTTCCTTGGTCAACCTATTACGTCCAGAATTTTGAATATCGCCCCCAAGCGGTGATTTGTTGGGGGCAATTACGTGCCCCCGCGGAGATGGCCTATAAGAAAATCACGGCGAATGTGCGGGCCGAATTTGGCGATCGGTTTTTAGTGCTCCTCCAAGAAGGTCAAAAGCGCAAACCGATTTTTGCGATCGTCACGAATCCCCAGGTAACCCCTGAAGGCCAAATTCTCCAGAAAACCCTGGATAAACCAAGTTGGGGGATTGCCCTGGCGCTCTTGAGCTTTGTGACGACAACTTGGGCGGGCTATGAAATTGTCAAAGTCTTGCCGGACGCACTGAAATCCGGCAGTCCGAATATTTGGGATGGGTTGCCCTATGCCTGTGCTTGGATGGGCTTTTTTGGCGTACGGGAGTTGGGCTACTACTTAACTGCGCGGCGCTATCGTGTACCGGTGACGTTGCCTTACTTTATTCCGTTGCCACCGTTGCCATCGCTGCCGATCGGGACGTTGGGTGCGTTTATTCAGCTGCGATCGCCTGTACCGAACCGGCAAGTGCTGTTTGATATTCGAGCCGTGGGATCGCTATTTGGGTTGTTTGTGGCGATCATTCTGTTGGCGGTGGGTTTAACTCAGTCAACGGTGGTGGATGTGGTCAAAGATGCGACCCCGAGTATTTTTGATTTTGAAGGTTTAAGGCCGCAGTTTTCGTTGATGTTGGCTTGCTTGAGTAAGTGGGCTTTAGGCGGTCAGCTGACGGCTGATAAATTAATTGCCTTGCATCCGATTGCCTTTGCCGGTTGGCTCGGGGTGTTATTTTCTGCCTTTAACTTAATGCCGATCGGGTCCCTCGATGGCGGGCGGATTGTCCATGCCGTCTATGGTCAACGGGTGGGCGCAATTATTGGCAATGTTGCCCGGTGGTTGTTGCTGGCGTTGGCCATGACCCAGAGTCATCTGTTGCTCTGGGCGTTGCTGCTGTTTCTGTTGCCAACCATGGATGAACCGGCACTGAATGATGTGACCGAGTTGAACGGTTGGCGTGACTTTACAGGGCTTGTCATGCTGGCGGTACTGCTATTGATCATCATGCCTGCCCCTGCCTCGCTCATGGCTTGGTTAGGCTTGGCTTAA
- a CDS encoding ATP-binding protein, producing the protein MDTRVLRQTVGSLLLYSNVLEQPPMQHWVQLLEHLSRLNQAMPPATSPADHPPTHTPIADVCQTGILQTYGQWFQALAAAPQGWQDYLFTALITTATPFSEQVQTKNWDDLPAAMQLAVRHDLHILQQIYQWNCEAIFQAVHQAVPDVPIVSWVDRLDPALLPTAQGHAASHLRSQLEHFNDWADAIPQLVDYYRQFGTGIFAQYQALRWSDGDLQGIEQPDPICLENLVGYDWQQQSLVQNTQALLAGYPALNVLLYGSRGSGKSSLIKALVNQFGDAGLRLIEVSKASLGDLPNIVEQLRSCPQKFIIFVDDLSFEEDDDAFKSLKVVLEGGVTARPDNVVVYATSNRRHLIREFYGDRPQPKDADEIHQWDTLQEKMSFSDRFGLTLTFEPAAQPTYLQIVQHLAQAARLVISDADLEFRALQWATQHNGRSGRSARQFIDYLTADLALNPDSELNADSGLNQVTQQ; encoded by the coding sequence ATGGATACCAGAGTTTTGCGTCAGACCGTGGGATCGTTGCTGCTCTACAGCAATGTTTTAGAACAGCCCCCCATGCAGCATTGGGTGCAGTTATTGGAGCATCTGAGCCGATTGAACCAGGCGATGCCCCCCGCTACGTCCCCAGCCGATCATCCCCCAACTCATACGCCAATCGCCGATGTGTGCCAGACGGGCATTCTCCAGACCTATGGCCAGTGGTTTCAAGCCTTAGCCGCGGCCCCCCAAGGCTGGCAGGATTATTTATTTACAGCTTTAATCACCACCGCTACGCCATTTTCGGAGCAGGTTCAGACTAAGAATTGGGATGATTTACCGGCGGCAATGCAGTTAGCTGTCCGCCACGATCTGCATATCTTGCAGCAAATTTACCAATGGAATTGCGAAGCGATCTTTCAGGCTGTGCATCAGGCCGTGCCCGATGTCCCGATCGTCAGTTGGGTCGATCGCTTAGACCCGGCACTGCTCCCAACGGCTCAGGGTCATGCGGCATCACATTTACGCTCGCAGTTGGAACATTTCAATGATTGGGCCGATGCGATCCCACAGCTCGTGGATTATTACCGGCAGTTTGGCACAGGCATCTTTGCACAGTACCAGGCGTTGCGCTGGAGCGATGGTGATCTACAGGGCATTGAACAACCGGATCCCATTTGCCTCGAAAATTTGGTGGGTTATGACTGGCAGCAACAATCCTTAGTGCAAAATACCCAAGCCTTATTAGCCGGGTATCCCGCCCTCAATGTGTTGCTCTACGGCAGCCGGGGCAGCGGCAAATCGTCGTTGATCAAGGCCCTAGTTAATCAATTTGGGGATGCCGGACTGCGCTTAATTGAAGTATCAAAGGCAAGTTTGGGGGATTTGCCCAATATCGTGGAACAGCTGCGATCGTGCCCCCAGAAATTCATCATTTTTGTCGATGATTTGTCCTTTGAAGAAGATGACGACGCCTTTAAATCCTTAAAAGTCGTACTGGAAGGCGGGGTGACGGCCCGGCCTGACAATGTTGTGGTTTATGCCACGTCCAATCGCCGCCATCTGATCCGGGAATTCTATGGCGATCGGCCCCAGCCGAAAGATGCCGATGAGATTCATCAGTGGGACACATTGCAGGAGAAGATGTCCTTTAGCGATCGGTTTGGCCTCACACTGACCTTTGAACCAGCGGCGCAACCCACTTATCTCCAAATCGTGCAGCATTTGGCCCAAGCCGCACGCTTAGTGATTAGCGATGCCGATCTAGAGTTTCGGGCGTTGCAATGGGCCACACAACATAACGGTCGCTCCGGGCGATCGGCACGGCAGTTTATTGATTATTTGACCGCGGACTTGGCCTTAAACCCAGACTCAGAGTTAAACGCAGATTCAGGGTTAAACCAAGTGACGCAGCAATAA
- a CDS encoding acyl-CoA thioesterase yields MTFIYQRTVRFGDTDAAGVVYFANVLSICHEAYEAALINLGVDARSFFRGEELAVPIVHGEVDFHRPMRCGDQLHIRVLPVMTTASEFEIRYEVLIEGFDRPVSRALTRHVCIDVQTRKRILIPAMLKQWIEAEAVD; encoded by the coding sequence ATGACATTTATTTATCAGCGCACCGTGCGATTTGGCGATACAGATGCGGCGGGGGTCGTGTACTTCGCAAATGTTCTATCCATCTGCCATGAAGCCTACGAGGCGGCCTTGATCAATCTTGGGGTGGATGCCCGATCGTTTTTCCGGGGTGAGGAACTCGCGGTGCCGATCGTCCATGGGGAAGTGGATTTTCATCGCCCGATGCGCTGCGGCGATCAATTGCACATCCGCGTTTTACCCGTGATGACCACAGCGAGTGAATTTGAAATCCGGTATGAGGTGTTAATTGAAGGGTTCGATCGGCCAGTTAGTCGGGCCTTAACGCGGCATGTTTGTATTGATGTACAGACCCGCAAACGCATTTTGATTCCGGCAATGCTGAAGCAGTGGATTGAGGCTGAAGCAGTGGATTAA
- a CDS encoding phosphoglucomutase/phosphomannomutase family protein: MAGSPSVLTRINPIKFGTDGWRGIIAGDFTFERVMLVAPLAAEVLRRVYGPETDGSNTIVVGYDRRFLSEEFARSAAEAIRAQGFDIVFAESFAPTPAFSWAAKQMRALGAIVITASHNPGAYSGLKVKSAFGGSVPGEVTQQIEALIAAKSPLPQPEKPGSFETFNPWTSYCAGLQQLVDIQSIQDAVNSGKLTIMADVMHGAASTGLSQMLGVEVKELNSDRDPLFAGGAPEPLPKYLPDMLPTMKNYETDGLKVGLVFDGDCDRIAAVDGAGNFLSSQILIPILIEHLVSRGYEGEVVKTVSGSELIAKVAEHNGLTVHETPIGYKYIADRMLEAKVLLGGEESGGIGYGHHIPERDALLAALYVLETVVKHNTDLGVMHKQLQEKTGFDAAYDRIDLPLASMDVRAKLVEILDNQTPTEVAGQSVDSCQTDDGYKFRLNDGSWLLIRFSGTEPVLRLYCEAADLAIVHKTLDWARDWANAVN; encoded by the coding sequence ATGGCAGGTTCTCCTTCGGTTTTAACGCGGATTAACCCAATTAAATTTGGTACGGACGGTTGGCGAGGGATTATCGCTGGCGACTTTACGTTTGAGCGTGTCATGCTCGTCGCACCGCTGGCTGCCGAGGTGTTGCGTCGGGTTTATGGTCCGGAAACCGATGGAAGCAACACCATTGTGGTGGGCTACGATCGCCGCTTCCTCTCCGAAGAATTTGCCCGCAGTGCCGCTGAAGCGATCCGGGCCCAGGGATTTGATATTGTGTTTGCTGAATCCTTTGCCCCCACACCGGCTTTTAGCTGGGCGGCCAAGCAGATGCGAGCCTTAGGGGCGATCGTCATTACCGCCAGCCACAATCCCGGCGCTTACTCGGGCTTGAAGGTGAAGAGCGCGTTCGGTGGCTCTGTTCCCGGCGAAGTGACGCAGCAAATTGAAGCCTTAATCGCCGCGAAGTCACCGCTCCCGCAGCCGGAGAAACCGGGCAGCTTTGAAACATTTAATCCCTGGACTTCCTACTGTGCGGGTTTACAGCAGTTGGTCGATATTCAGTCGATCCAGGATGCCGTCAACAGCGGCAAGCTGACGATTATGGCGGATGTAATGCATGGTGCCGCTTCGACGGGCTTGAGCCAGATGCTCGGCGTGGAAGTCAAAGAGTTAAATAGCGATCGTGACCCACTCTTTGCGGGTGGCGCACCGGAGCCATTGCCGAAGTACCTGCCAGACATGCTGCCGACGATGAAGAACTATGAAACCGATGGGCTGAAAGTCGGTCTGGTGTTTGATGGTGACTGCGATCGAATTGCAGCGGTTGATGGTGCCGGTAACTTCCTCAGTTCGCAAATCTTGATTCCGATTTTGATTGAGCACTTAGTTTCCCGTGGCTACGAAGGTGAAGTCGTTAAAACGGTCAGCGGTTCGGAACTGATTGCCAAAGTGGCGGAGCACAATGGCTTAACGGTGCATGAAACGCCGATCGGCTACAAGTACATTGCCGATCGGATGCTGGAAGCCAAGGTTTTGCTGGGTGGAGAGGAATCCGGTGGTATCGGCTACGGCCACCATATTCCCGAACGGGATGCCTTGCTCGCGGCCCTGTATGTGCTCGAAACCGTTGTGAAGCACAACACCGACCTCGGGGTAATGCACAAGCAATTGCAGGAGAAGACCGGCTTTGATGCGGCCTACGATCGAATTGACTTGCCCCTTGCCAGCATGGATGTGCGGGCAAAGCTGGTTGAAATCTTAGACAATCAAACCCCGACGGAAGTTGCCGGACAGTCCGTGGATAGCTGCCAAACCGATGATGGCTATAAGTTCCGCTTGAATGATGGCAGCTGGCTATTGATTCGCTTTAGCGGGACTGAACCAGTGTTGCGGCTCTACTGTGAGGCGGCAGATTTAGCGATCGTCCACAAAACGCTAGATTGGGCCAGGGATTGGGCCAACGCCGTGAACTAA
- the pyk gene encoding pyruvate kinase, giving the protein MQSLYSRRKTKIVATIGPATSEPEVLRELVLAGATTLRLNFSHGTHEDHLKNIRSIRQVAYDLNRPIAILQDLQGPKIRLGKFETGKIVVKKGDPFTLTSRDIPGTQTISSITYPTLADEVPEGSTILLDDGKVEMQVDRVDKTAGELYCTVVVGGPLSNSKGVNFPGVYLSVKALTDKDRTDLMFGLDQGVDWVALSFVRNPQDVIEIKELIAGAGKSTPVIVKIEKHEAIEQMEEILSLSDGVMVARGDLGVELPAEEVPLLQKRLINTANRLGIPIITATQMLDSMVSNARPTRAEVSDIANAILDGTDAIMLSNETAVGSYPIQAVETMAKIAMRIEQEPLGQDVKTDSKSITNAISQGVGQIAEQLDASAIMTLTKTGSTARNVSKFRPRTPILAVTPHMDVARQLQLVWGVKPILMLDLNNAWQTFQAAVNVAQERGLVAEGDVIIQTAGTLQGVSGSTDLIKVEVVTAVRGKGIAIGQGTTVSGKARVITGGGEPNHFSTGEILVANSTTVQHVEAIRKAAGLVVEDTSLTSHAATIGLRLGVPVLVGVEKATSVIREGEIVTLDLQRGVVYSGKGSTPAP; this is encoded by the coding sequence ATGCAATCTTTGTATTCTCGACGTAAAACCAAAATTGTTGCGACGATTGGTCCCGCGACTAGCGAACCAGAAGTTTTACGGGAATTGGTGCTGGCGGGGGCGACAACGCTGCGCCTGAACTTCTCCCACGGTACACACGAGGACCATCTCAAAAACATTCGCTCGATCCGGCAGGTGGCCTATGACCTGAATCGCCCCATTGCAATTTTGCAAGACTTACAGGGACCGAAGATCCGCCTGGGAAAATTCGAAACTGGCAAAATCGTTGTCAAGAAAGGTGATCCATTCACCCTAACTAGCCGAGATATTCCCGGCACCCAAACCATTAGTTCCATCACGTACCCCACCCTGGCCGACGAAGTACCGGAAGGGTCCACTATTTTGCTCGACGATGGCAAGGTGGAAATGCAGGTCGATCGGGTCGATAAAACCGCCGGTGAGCTTTACTGCACCGTTGTTGTCGGTGGCCCGCTCTCCAATAGCAAAGGCGTTAACTTTCCCGGCGTCTATCTATCGGTCAAAGCGCTGACGGATAAAGACCGGACTGACTTGATGTTTGGCCTCGATCAAGGCGTTGACTGGGTGGCATTGAGCTTTGTACGCAATCCCCAAGACGTGATTGAGATTAAGGAACTCATTGCTGGGGCAGGCAAATCGACCCCGGTAATTGTCAAAATTGAAAAGCATGAAGCGATCGAGCAGATGGAGGAGATCCTCTCACTCTCCGATGGGGTTATGGTCGCCCGCGGTGACCTAGGCGTCGAACTGCCCGCCGAGGAAGTCCCGCTATTGCAGAAGCGCTTGATCAACACCGCAAACCGTTTGGGCATCCCTATCATTACGGCCACCCAAATGCTGGACAGCATGGTGAGTAATGCGCGGCCAACGCGGGCGGAGGTGTCGGACATCGCCAATGCGATCCTCGATGGCACAGACGCAATCATGTTGTCGAATGAAACCGCCGTCGGTAGCTACCCGATTCAAGCGGTCGAAACCATGGCCAAGATTGCCATGCGGATTGAGCAAGAGCCTCTTGGCCAAGACGTCAAAACCGATAGTAAATCCATCACCAATGCGATTAGTCAAGGTGTGGGGCAAATTGCCGAACAGCTTGATGCCAGCGCCATCATGACCCTGACGAAAACCGGTTCGACCGCGCGTAACGTCTCGAAGTTCCGCCCTCGCACACCAATTCTGGCGGTCACACCACATATGGATGTCGCCCGCCAGTTGCAGCTCGTTTGGGGCGTCAAGCCAATCTTGATGCTTGATCTAAATAACGCCTGGCAAACTTTCCAAGCCGCAGTCAACGTCGCCCAAGAGCGGGGGCTAGTGGCCGAAGGCGATGTAATTATCCAAACCGCTGGTACCCTGCAGGGGGTTTCTGGATCAACCGACCTGATCAAAGTAGAAGTGGTCACGGCAGTTCGCGGCAAGGGCATTGCGATCGGTCAAGGCACCACCGTCAGTGGTAAAGCCCGCGTGATTACGGGTGGTGGTGAACCAAATCATTTCAGCACCGGCGAAATTTTAGTCGCGAATTCCACCACTGTTCAGCATGTCGAAGCGATTCGCAAAGCCGCCGGATTGGTGGTTGAAGACACCAGTCTCACCAGTCATGCGGCCACGATCGGTTTGCGTCTCGGCGTCCCCGTTTTAGTGGGGGTGGAGAAAGCGACATCGGTGATTCGGGAAGGCGAAATCGTCACCCTCGATTTGCAGCGCGGTGTGGTCTATTCCGGTAAAGGCAGTACGCCAGCACCTTAG
- a CDS encoding zinc dependent phospholipase C family protein, whose translation MMQIDKTVNVPSRPIKYCLTAALCAALPVCTLGLTATPAQAWKPTSHVGLAELALRDALADGRVTIDILNPRTGKLKQRRSYKVDPTILRVLRSNRSQYRAGILGPDAYPDILTGQQVIHPEANGSGGSNAWMQHVWSQGQRSSSSAIKAFSLGYLTHAAGDMFAHTFVNHFTGGDFTVTPPTNAAKHMLLEGYMDQHAPKPFYSASIRGVERFIYTTFIDAKPGSHLDRVLLRRGGAGTKASIPRIYSTLKTSLQKDIKGYYAKKRRYDQRYRAKMKQARACKTFDFSCSRVALTAQAGKIKAAKGVYMVKNGPVVTYKEAWVKDIDRGLKILPSVSHKVAKALFFNPQKKADVDLAERLVKNYARDHLLSMSGSPDALGKVIKFTGKASDIISRAIPSAIKQPIRQIKANAYNAVIKAATGMSKAQLKAYMTNPKQNFDRLMPRGPGKRVNRKTFDRVYMKLDRSNTNYDPKKFAAAHNTVTMTKLMMLNRTEVNRLMRDLGGKRRLRSSNIMLGYIRSLDGGNEQKRMVLGENCTIYRSVFKRQAGENFCR comes from the coding sequence ATGATGCAAATTGATAAAACGGTGAATGTCCCCTCACGTCCCATCAAATATTGTTTAACCGCAGCGCTTTGTGCGGCTTTGCCGGTGTGTACACTGGGGCTGACGGCTACCCCAGCTCAAGCCTGGAAACCCACGAGCCATGTTGGTTTGGCTGAGTTGGCTTTGCGCGATGCCCTCGCTGATGGTCGGGTGACGATCGATATTCTGAATCCTCGGACTGGCAAACTGAAGCAGCGCCGGTCTTATAAAGTCGATCCGACAATATTGCGAGTTCTACGTAGTAACCGGAGCCAATATCGCGCTGGGATCTTAGGTCCGGATGCTTACCCGGATATTCTGACGGGTCAGCAGGTGATTCACCCTGAAGCCAATGGGAGCGGTGGTTCTAATGCTTGGATGCAGCATGTTTGGAGTCAAGGACAACGTTCTTCCTCGTCGGCGATCAAAGCCTTTTCGTTGGGCTATCTGACCCATGCAGCGGGAGATATGTTTGCCCATACCTTTGTGAATCATTTCACGGGTGGTGATTTTACCGTGACACCTCCGACGAATGCCGCCAAGCATATGCTACTCGAAGGTTATATGGATCAGCATGCACCGAAGCCGTTCTATAGTGCGAGTATTCGCGGTGTTGAGCGATTTATTTATACGACGTTTATTGACGCGAAACCCGGTAGTCACCTTGATCGAGTGTTATTGCGCCGGGGTGGAGCTGGCACTAAGGCCTCGATTCCCCGGATTTATTCAACGCTGAAAACGAGTCTCCAAAAGGATATCAAGGGCTACTACGCCAAGAAGCGGCGCTATGATCAACGTTACCGCGCCAAGATGAAGCAAGCGCGGGCTTGTAAAACTTTTGACTTCAGCTGTAGTCGGGTGGCACTCACAGCACAAGCCGGCAAAATTAAGGCTGCGAAGGGTGTCTATATGGTCAAAAATGGGCCGGTTGTCACCTACAAGGAAGCCTGGGTCAAAGATATCGATCGAGGTCTCAAAATTCTCCCAAGCGTCAGCCATAAGGTGGCAAAAGCCCTATTCTTCAATCCCCAGAAGAAAGCTGATGTGGATCTGGCAGAACGTCTGGTCAAGAACTATGCCCGTGATCATCTGCTCTCCATGTCTGGTTCGCCAGATGCGTTGGGTAAAGTGATTAAGTTCACTGGGAAAGCCAGCGATATCATTAGCCGGGCTATTCCCTCGGCGATTAAACAGCCGATTCGTCAGATTAAGGCCAATGCCTATAATGCTGTGATCAAAGCCGCCACCGGGATGAGTAAGGCTCAGCTCAAGGCTTATATGACCAACCCGAAGCAAAACTTTGATCGGCTGATGCCTCGTGGCCCCGGGAAACGCGTCAATCGTAAAACCTTCGATCGGGTCTATATGAAACTCGATCGGTCCAATACGAACTACGATCCGAAGAAATTTGCGGCGGCTCACAACACAGTCACGATGACCAAATTGATGATGCTCAATCGCACCGAAGTGAATCGCCTCATGCGTGATTTAGGCGGTAAGCGTCGCCTGCGTTCATCGAATATCATGCTGGGCTATATTCGCTCCCTTGACGGGGGTAACGAGCAAAAGCGGATGGTTCTAGGTGAAAACTGTACGATTTATCGCTCGGTATTTAAGCGCCAAGCCGGTGAAAACTTCTGTCGTTAG
- a CDS encoding COP23 domain-containing protein produces MSLPQTRFSIAAHLISAIGVIATANLIAASGVTAQTVSGTTVPTTDVVVPTGAGGSTANAPIDTGTVPTNTGTVPTNGDSTVPTGTIPTTGDVPLNAVRFSCRLENGQHTVMYQPESQPGQYYAWAVPQQMGGGWTPERRCNEISRRLESYRPEGLVEMQTAVENGYNTVCVTTDNVPSCRIVFTVPRGQDPVATRNSVFENLAIADSGQRTSGIATFRDGQGDQVLGQLGKALNIDLGGLFGQPQPVQAAPTRQGIYLKPFLDRADGGTGTQLNQRPRRSSRVQPRKGLRLRDVFR; encoded by the coding sequence ATGTCGCTTCCCCAGACTCGATTCAGCATTGCGGCCCATTTGATTAGTGCGATCGGCGTGATCGCCACTGCCAATCTGATCGCTGCCAGTGGCGTCACGGCCCAAACCGTCTCAGGCACAACCGTCCCAACCACCGATGTCGTTGTGCCAACTGGGGCAGGTGGCAGCACAGCGAATGCGCCCATTGATACTGGCACTGTCCCCACAAATACAGGGACAGTGCCCACAAACGGTGATAGCACCGTCCCAACTGGCACAATTCCAACGACTGGGGATGTGCCCTTGAATGCCGTGCGTTTTAGCTGTCGCCTCGAAAATGGCCAACATACGGTGATGTATCAGCCAGAAAGTCAACCAGGCCAGTATTACGCCTGGGCCGTCCCCCAGCAAATGGGCGGGGGCTGGACGCCAGAACGCCGCTGCAACGAAATCAGTCGCCGACTGGAATCCTACCGACCAGAAGGTCTAGTCGAAATGCAAACGGCAGTGGAAAACGGTTACAACACGGTTTGCGTCACCACTGACAATGTTCCCAGCTGTCGCATTGTATTCACAGTTCCGCGTGGTCAGGATCCAGTTGCTACGCGTAACAGTGTGTTCGAAAATCTGGCGATCGCGGATAGTGGCCAACGCACCTCGGGAATTGCCACCTTCCGGGATGGGCAAGGCGATCAAGTTCTCGGCCAGTTAGGCAAAGCATTAAATATTGATCTAGGTGGATTGTTTGGCCAGCCCCAACCAGTTCAAGCAGCACCAACGCGTCAGGGAATTTATCTGAAGCCATTCCTCGATCGGGCCGATGGTGGGACCGGCACACAATTAAATCAGCGGCCACGTCGTTCTAGCCGGGTCCAACCTCGCAAAGGACTGCGTCTCCGCGATGTGTTTCGTTAA